The Sphaerodactylus townsendi isolate TG3544 linkage group LG11, MPM_Stown_v2.3, whole genome shotgun sequence sequence GCTGCACATGATTCTGACATTTTATCTATAGGAGATCGCCCAGGTCCAGGAAGCCAAGGTTCAGGATATCCAGGAGTCTGCTTTTTGcttctaaaaacaaaacatgagACAGAAGTTAGAGGTCATTTTGCGCAGGTTCTTGCTACAGTGGAAATGAAACTTTGCATATATTTCACATGCGGTTAATCATGTATATTTGTACATTCCTCTCACAAAATGTGGTTGAACAGTCAGTATCCCACCAGGTCCTCTACTAATCCTCTCAGCACACTTGTTTAAGCCAGGAGAAGGGGGGATTTTGTGTCAGCTTATGTCATGGGAAGAATATGTTCCACTGGAAAACAACATTTGACCGTAGACCATGTAAGTAGCAGTGATGTGCTTCCCGGTGACATTGACTAATGGGCACTTCTGTTCTATTGGACCAGGTGTCAAAGGCATTGTTTTCTGTGATAGACATGCTAAAGTAAGTGACATCCCATGATTCTGTAGAATCTGCACAAACTATCTTGCAAGTCAGGGAAGCTTGTGTGCAGAGGAGCAAACTGGGTGTTAGAGTGTCCTCAGGTCCACCCCATGGACCTGATGCCATTTTACAGAAGAACTCAGCCTTTTTGAAATGCTGCAAAAGCGTAACCCTGATCAGGCCTGCACTGTGGAGAGACCATGTGTGTGTCCTGGGCatattttcaagtgctgaaacagcctgAGGGAGCAAGTTTGCCTGGTCCTGCTTTGGACTCAGAGCATTTTTAATGGCTGAAATCTTCTCTAAAATGAGTTGGACCAATGGATACTGTAACATCTAGCCTGGTCCTCAGTTTCCCTACCCTGTTGCCAAATGCCACTAGTGTGGCCCATGGGTAGCACAGCTCACTGTGTGATAGCCCACAAGTCATACAGTTAGTTGTACTAAATGATATACTAGATGGTGGGAAAAACTTTCCATAGGAATATTAATCTCCATCTGACATGTGAAGTATAGACCAGTGATGCCTGCCCAGTGGTTCTGGAGCCACATTTGAGCATCATTCCCCACTTTGGCACCTGTGACATTTCAGAAGAGTGGGAAAGGCCCTTGCCAGGTGGGTCATTTGGGTGGCAGTTTGTTCCCACCTTGAAATAGCTGCAACAAAAGAATGGCTAAGCTGCATTTtacttgctgcattttaactatgTTATTAGTGATGAATTGATATtcgattttatgtttatttgtatctgaattttatgttgtccaccgcccagagccctttggagattgggcggtatataagtttgaaaaataaataaattaaatacataaataagctGCGAGCTCCCTCAGGTGCTGGCCTTATGCCAAGGATGGAAGTAAACATGGCATTTTAAGTTGATAGTAATTGTGAATGCGGCTTCCTTTGAGCTATTCAGTGAACGCCACTGGTATAGACCATCTTAGAGAAAGCAATGGAGGCAGGGGAATCAGAATGAACTTACTGGAAGGCTCAGTTGGAGTTTCACTCGATGCTGGTTCTAGGACTGGCTCCCCGCTTGCACCTTCATGTGCTTCTCCGCTTGGCAGTATACATGGAATGTCAGCAGATTCTTTGTTGGGATCTCCACTGGGCTGTGGGCTTGGTTCCACGGTTTTGGCTCCTTCACTTACTTCCTCGTTTGGCTCATCTGTTGCCTGTACAGTTTGTTTTTCACTTGAGTCAGAGCTTGGTTCCAGAGTTGGTTCTCCTTTCCCACTGAATTCTTCAGCCAGATGAACACTGGGCTCCCCACTGGGCTCTAGACTTGGTTCAGTATGTGCTTCTCCACTGAATTCCCCGCTTGTCACTTCAGTGGGGCGAACAGTGGGCTCCTCGCTTGACTGTAAGCTTGGTACAGTAGTTGTTTCTTCTCTGCCTTGCTCCCCACTTGACTCTTCATTGAGCAGGCCACATGACAGCTTGCTGGGCTCCTGGATAACTGGAGTAACAGATGCCTCTGGAAAATTAAGAAAAATACGAGCATTAATAACCAGCTGGGATTTGTCAGTCAGCATTAAGTACCTGCCAAGAGAATAGAAATTTAAGCAATTTCTTGCTTGAACCACTGAGGTTTAAAAAGATGGAAGTCTCTTTTAACTCTTTTTTGAAATTCAGAAAACTGTTGGTGAGTTCAAAGACTACTGAGGGAAATAGGAGGAGGAAGCCAGGTGCAGGTATATCGGCTTCAAGAATGTAGAAACGGCCAGGATATATTCCTCATCATGAAcaccttagatcagtgatggcgaacctttttgagatcgagtgcccaaactgcaacccaaaacccacttatttatcgcaaagtgccaacaaggcaatttaacctgaatactgaggttttagttaagaaaaaatggttggctctgaggtgtgtgttactcgggagtaagcttggtggtagttattggctttgctttgaagcaaccatgcaactcttcgaactggtgaatcacaaccctaggagggtttactcacaatggagagatgtcgggagtggtgtcccccaaggatccgttttgggaccagtgctctttaacctattcataaatgacctgggagtaggggtgggtagcgtggtggccaagtt is a genomic window containing:
- the LOC125441269 gene encoding diacylglycerol kinase kappa-like, giving the protein MLKSVSALSALVLILIIQEASVTPVIQEPSKLSCGLLNEESSGEQGREETTTVPSLQSSEEPTVRPTEVTSGEFSGEAHTEPSLEPSGEPSVHLAEEFSGKGEPTLEPSSDSSEKQTVQATDEPNEEVSEGAKTVEPSPQPSGDPNKESADIPCILPSGEAHEGASGEPVLEPASSETPTEPSKAKSRLLDILNLGFLDLGDLL